The genomic interval AACTATTTTGGAAAATGAGAGGATGTTGAATCTTGAATACAAAGTTAGATCATTTATCGATTGCTTCGATTAGAACACTATCCATTGATACAATTGAAAAAGCAAAATCAGGACACCCAGGAATGCCAATGGGTGCGGCCCCGATGGCGTATACTTTATGGACATCTTATATGAATCACAATCCACAGAATCCGGACTGGTTTAATCGTGACCGCTTTGTATTATCTGCTGGGCATGGCTCAGCTTTACTGTATAGTTTATTGCATTTATCAGGCTATGATTTATCCCTTGAGGATTTGAAACAATTTAGACAGTGGGGGAGTAAAACGCCAGGGCATCCAGAATATGGGCATACGGCAGGGGTTGACGCGACTACGGGTCCACTTGGTCAGGGAATTGCGATGGCTGTAGGAATGGCGATTGCGGAAAAACACTTAGCAGGTGTTTATAATAAAAATAACTTTCCAATCGTGGATCATTATACATATAGTATTTGTGGGGATGGAGATTTAATGGAAGGGGTATCTGCAGAGGCAGCTTCTCTTGCAGGACATCTGCAGCTAGGAAAATTAGTCGTTCTCTATGATTCCAATGATATTTCTTTAGATGGTGATTTGGATAAATCCTTCTCTGAGAGTGTGGAGCAACGCTTTAAAGCATATGGATGGCAATATATCCGTGTAGAAGACGGCAATGACACAGATCGAATTGCCAAAGCACTTGAAGAAGCGAAGACAGATAAAACAAAACCGACATTAATTGAAGTGAAAACGATTATTGGGTTTGGCGCTCCGAATAAAGCCGGTAAATCCCTTGTTCATGGTGCTCCACTTGGTGCAGACGAGCTAAAGCTAACTAAAGAAGCATATAACTGGACATTTGATGAAGATTTTCATGTGCCAGATGAAGTATATAATCATTTTAAAGAGACAGTAGCAATACATGGAGAGAACAAGGAAAAAGAGTGGAATGACCTTTTTTCAAGCTATGAAAAAGAATATCCAGAACTAGCAACACAGTTAAAAGCTGCATTAGCGGATACCTTACCAGAGGGCTGGGATTGCGAAATGCCAGTTTATGAAGAAGGAAGCAGCTTAGCAAGTCGTGCTTCTTCTGGTGAAGTAATCAATAGTATTGCAAAAAATCTTCCATTTTTAATTGGTGGGTCTGCCGATTTAGCAGGAAGTAATAATACGATGATTAAAGGCGAGAAAGATTTTACACCTGATACTCCAGAAGGAAGAAATATTTGGTTTGGTGTAAGAGAATTTGCGATGGGAGCTGCTTTAAACGGAATTATGCTTCATGGTGGTTTAAAAATATTTGGCGGAACGTTCTTTGTTTTTTCCGATTATTTAAGACCTGCTATTCGTCTTGCGGCATTAATGGGATTGCCTGTAACCTATGTATTCACCCATGATAGTATTGCGGTAGGCGAAGATGGTCCGACTCATGAGCCTGTTGAACAATTAGCTTCTCTAAGAGCAATGCCAAATCTATCTGTCATTCGACCAGCCGATGGTAATGAGACAGCTGCAGCTTGGAAAATTGCTTTAGAGTCTAAAGATAAACCAACAGCATTAGTGTTAACGAGACAAAACTTACCGACGATTAAAGGATCAAAGGATAGTGCGTATGAAGGGGTATCAAAGGGTGGCTATATTATTTCTCCTTCAAAAGCAGAAACACCTGACGCCCTATTAATAGCAGCAGGATCAGAAGTTGGCTTAGCAGTCGAAGCCCAGAAAGAATTGGAGAAAGAAGGTTTAAATATTTCGGTTGTTAGTCTTCCAGCATGGGATTTCTTTGAACAACAATCAAAAGAGTACAAAGAAAAAGTACTACCGAAAACCGTAAAGAAAAGACTAGCAATTGAAATGGGAAGTTCCCTTGGTTGGCATAAATATGTTGGAGATGAGGGAGATGTACTTTCCATTGAAACATTTGGAGCATCAGCACCTGGGAATAAAATATTAGAGGAATACGGATTTACTGTTTCCAATGTAGTGAAACGATTAAAAGCGTTATTAGAAAATTAAATAGGAAAGGATGGATGGAGTCAGTATTTCCGTCCATCCTACTTTCTTTGATTCGACAAAATAAGTCTGTTTTTTTTACACCTTGAGACACATCTTGAAAGAAACCTTCTTTATAATAGAAGGAAAAGAAGTGGACAGGTTGGTGAAGATTCAGTATGAGAAGATATCAATTGTATTTAATTAAAGAAAAAATCGCCATACATTATAACGGTAGAGAACGCTTGTTTTACAATTTATTTTCGGACCATACTAAAACAGACGATGAAAAATTAAAGGAAATTCTTCAAAAACAAGTTGATTTTATTACGCTTCCCATTTCTAAGTGGATGATTGAAAATCAATTGTATTCTGCTCTGCAGCGAAATAAAACCTTTCAATTTAAAGATGGTGTTTTTTATATAGAAAATGGAAATTTAAGTAAAGCATCTTTAACGGTAAAAGAAGATTATTTATCCATTGAAGCAGACGGCTATTATGATGCAGAATCCATTTTCTTTGAAATTATTCGCAAACATGAGCCTTCCTTTTTAGCTATTGATGTGGAAAATGGCAGATTTGGCTGGTTAAAACCGATAAAAGAAAGAAATTTTGTGTAAAATGGAGAAATTCTGTAACAGATATTGTATAATATTATCTGGTCTAGTACACTAAAGTATAGACAACATGAAGGAGGAAAAAAGATATGCCTTGGTACGCTTGGTTAAGTATTGTCGTAGCATTAATCGCCGGTATTGTTATCGGATTTTTTATTGCGCGTAAATACATGATGGACTACTTAAAGAAAAACCCACCAATTAATGAGCAAATGTTAAAAATGATGATGATGCAAATGGGAATGAAACCTTCTCAAAAGAAAATCAATCAAATGATGACAGCGATGAACAAACAACAAGGAAAATAATAGGACAAGTATCCCTTGGTAGACAAGGGGTAGCATCCTATTCCTTTGATTGATTGGAAAGCAATCATTTATTTTTATAGTCTTATAAATCGCTATATAGAATAGAGAGTGAACTTTTCTCCTATTATTCTTATGAGTCTGGTTTATTTTTCTTAATATCTACTCAAAACCACGAATTTGTTGAATAGACAGCAGATTCGTGGTTTTTCTATTGC from Niallia sp. FSL W8-0635 carries:
- the sirA gene encoding sporulation inhibitor of replication protein SirA, producing MRRYQLYLIKEKIAIHYNGRERLFYNLFSDHTKTDDEKLKEILQKQVDFITLPISKWMIENQLYSALQRNKTFQFKDGVFYIENGNLSKASLTVKEDYLSIEADGYYDAESIFFEIIRKHEPSFLAIDVENGRFGWLKPIKERNFV
- a CDS encoding YneF family protein, whose product is MPWYAWLSIVVALIAGIVIGFFIARKYMMDYLKKNPPINEQMLKMMMMQMGMKPSQKKINQMMTAMNKQQGK
- the tkt gene encoding transketolase — encoded protein: MNTKLDHLSIASIRTLSIDTIEKAKSGHPGMPMGAAPMAYTLWTSYMNHNPQNPDWFNRDRFVLSAGHGSALLYSLLHLSGYDLSLEDLKQFRQWGSKTPGHPEYGHTAGVDATTGPLGQGIAMAVGMAIAEKHLAGVYNKNNFPIVDHYTYSICGDGDLMEGVSAEAASLAGHLQLGKLVVLYDSNDISLDGDLDKSFSESVEQRFKAYGWQYIRVEDGNDTDRIAKALEEAKTDKTKPTLIEVKTIIGFGAPNKAGKSLVHGAPLGADELKLTKEAYNWTFDEDFHVPDEVYNHFKETVAIHGENKEKEWNDLFSSYEKEYPELATQLKAALADTLPEGWDCEMPVYEEGSSLASRASSGEVINSIAKNLPFLIGGSADLAGSNNTMIKGEKDFTPDTPEGRNIWFGVREFAMGAALNGIMLHGGLKIFGGTFFVFSDYLRPAIRLAALMGLPVTYVFTHDSIAVGEDGPTHEPVEQLASLRAMPNLSVIRPADGNETAAAWKIALESKDKPTALVLTRQNLPTIKGSKDSAYEGVSKGGYIISPSKAETPDALLIAAGSEVGLAVEAQKELEKEGLNISVVSLPAWDFFEQQSKEYKEKVLPKTVKKRLAIEMGSSLGWHKYVGDEGDVLSIETFGASAPGNKILEEYGFTVSNVVKRLKALLEN